A region from the Pontixanthobacter aestiaquae genome encodes:
- a CDS encoding SLC13 family permease codes for MSDPIRQQGEYEDYPTSDEESGRSAGMIWALRGAGPLAAFLVWLAMGSSPDLSTDARWVAAIGTLMAIWWISEAIPLAATSLLPIVLIPALTDRTVGETTAPYASSIVFLFLGGFLIAIAMEKWNLHRRVALLTLKQVGVAPRRIVLGMMIATGFLSMWVSNTATTLMMLPIGFSVLALVTGKMRAGGPNVSGEVAAHSDEPLDPNIARFGTCLVLAIAWSASMGGLGTLLGSPPNAIIAGYAADELGRDIGFLEWMLLGFPLAVTFIIIGWLLMTRVLYRFDIDEIPGGEKMIQGEIAKLGKLSQGEKMVALVFGGAAFMWVVPGLLATIPGISARFGWLGELNDTAIAIAAGLAMFILPGKGRKDMVLNWKDAEDGLPWGVLLLFGGGLSLASAVASTGLDGWFGQQVTGLAALPVILIIASVVTLVLFLTEVTSNTATAATFIPILGGVAVGIGMDPMTLLIPAAFAATCAFMLPVGTPPNAIVFSTGRVTIAQMARGGLVLNIVGVMLITLFVYALGGWALGLVL; via the coding sequence ATGTCCGATCCAATCCGGCAGCAGGGCGAGTATGAGGACTATCCAACCTCTGACGAAGAGTCGGGCCGTTCCGCCGGAATGATCTGGGCGCTGCGGGGAGCCGGACCTTTAGCTGCTTTTCTGGTCTGGTTGGCGATGGGCAGCTCGCCAGATCTCTCCACCGATGCCCGCTGGGTTGCTGCCATCGGCACGTTGATGGCGATCTGGTGGATCAGCGAAGCCATCCCATTGGCCGCCACATCGTTGCTGCCGATTGTGCTGATTCCTGCACTTACTGACCGCACCGTCGGTGAGACGACCGCGCCCTATGCCAGCTCAATCGTTTTTCTGTTCTTAGGCGGCTTTCTGATCGCGATTGCGATGGAGAAATGGAATCTCCACCGCCGGGTTGCGTTGCTGACATTGAAACAAGTCGGGGTGGCCCCGCGCCGGATTGTTCTGGGCATGATGATCGCGACCGGCTTCCTGTCGATGTGGGTTTCCAATACTGCGACGACGTTGATGATGTTGCCGATTGGTTTTTCGGTATTGGCCCTCGTGACCGGCAAAATGCGCGCTGGCGGCCCCAATGTTTCGGGCGAAGTGGCCGCGCATAGTGACGAGCCACTCGATCCCAATATCGCGCGTTTCGGAACCTGCCTGGTGTTGGCGATTGCTTGGTCGGCCAGCATGGGCGGCCTCGGTACATTACTGGGTAGCCCGCCCAATGCGATTATCGCGGGTTATGCTGCGGACGAGCTGGGCCGCGATATCGGATTTCTCGAATGGATGCTCCTCGGCTTCCCGCTTGCTGTAACATTCATCATCATCGGCTGGTTGCTAATGACGCGCGTGCTCTATCGTTTCGACATTGATGAAATCCCGGGCGGCGAGAAAATGATCCAAGGCGAAATCGCCAAATTGGGCAAACTCAGCCAAGGTGAGAAGATGGTCGCGCTGGTCTTTGGCGGAGCCGCATTCATGTGGGTCGTTCCCGGCCTGCTCGCCACCATCCCGGGCATTAGCGCCCGGTTCGGCTGGCTCGGCGAACTCAACGATACCGCGATCGCCATCGCCGCTGGCCTAGCTATGTTCATCCTGCCCGGTAAAGGCCGCAAGGATATGGTGCTCAACTGGAAAGATGCCGAAGATGGATTGCCGTGGGGCGTTTTGCTGCTGTTCGGCGGCGGCCTCAGCCTTGCCAGCGCTGTTGCATCGACCGGGCTCGACGGCTGGTTTGGCCAGCAAGTGACCGGCCTTGCTGCACTGCCGGTGATCCTGATTATCGCCAGCGTCGTGACGCTGGTACTGTTCCTGACCGAAGTGACCAGCAACACCGCGACTGCCGCCACCTTCATCCCGATTTTGGGCGGGGTTGCTGTTGGCATTGGCATGGATCCGATGACGTTGCTGATCCCCGCAGCTTTCGCAGCCACCTGCGCGTTCATGCTGCCAGTCGGGACACCGCCCAATGCGATTGTGTTCAGCACCGGCAGAGTGACCATTGCGCAGATGGCGCGCGGCGGGCTTGTGCTCAACATCGTCGGCGTGATGCTGATTACGCTGTTCGTCTATGCGCTGGGCGGTTGGGCGCTCGGCCTCGTCCTTTAA
- a CDS encoding AbgT family transporter translates to MADSPAATPAPKRNAFTRFLDGVEWLGNLLPHPVTLFALLAIGIVFLSGLFGYLEVAVPDPRPAGAKGVAEDGMIRAVSLMDGDGVRRIFTGLVGNFTGFAPLGVVLVAMLGVGVAEKSGLLSAAVRSMVLGAPKHLVTVAIVFAGIVSNTASEVGYVVLIPLAAAIFYALGRHPLAGMAAAFAGVSGGYSANLLIGTIDPLLAGITQEAARLLDPDYIVVATANWYFMVASTFLITLVGSLVTIYIVEPKLGEYDASRADPTVLDDSMMNQITDGERKGLRWAGIALIGVLALMALTLLPEWGVLRNPETGDRINAPFFKGFVVWILIFFIATGYAYGRAAGTMKSDRDVIDAMAAALSSLGLYIVLVFFAAQFVAFFGWTNLGAITAVTGATFLQETGLTGPALFFLFILVCAVINLSLGSASAQWAVTAPIFVPMLMLIGYSPEVIQAAYRIGDSTTNIITPMMSYFGLILAWATRYDKNLGVGTLIAMMLPYTIFFLTLWSLFFFLWTFVLGIPVGPGSPTYYTS, encoded by the coding sequence ATGGCTGATAGCCCCGCAGCAACACCCGCGCCAAAGCGTAACGCCTTCACACGGTTTCTGGACGGGGTGGAATGGCTGGGGAATTTGCTGCCCCATCCGGTGACCCTCTTTGCCCTGCTCGCAATCGGCATCGTGTTCCTGTCCGGGCTGTTTGGCTATCTGGAAGTGGCCGTTCCCGATCCGCGTCCTGCCGGAGCGAAAGGCGTTGCCGAAGACGGGATGATCCGCGCTGTCAGCCTGATGGACGGCGACGGTGTGCGGCGGATATTTACAGGATTGGTTGGCAATTTCACCGGGTTTGCCCCGCTGGGCGTGGTGCTGGTTGCCATGCTGGGTGTGGGCGTGGCGGAGAAATCCGGCCTGCTGTCGGCGGCAGTGCGCAGCATGGTCCTGGGTGCGCCGAAGCACCTGGTGACGGTCGCGATTGTCTTTGCCGGCATCGTTTCCAACACTGCATCCGAAGTCGGCTATGTGGTTCTTATCCCGCTCGCCGCTGCGATCTTCTATGCTCTGGGCAGGCACCCGCTGGCCGGCATGGCTGCCGCATTTGCGGGTGTGTCTGGCGGCTATAGCGCGAACCTGCTGATCGGCACGATTGACCCGCTCCTCGCCGGTATCACGCAGGAAGCCGCGCGGCTGCTCGATCCCGATTATATAGTGGTAGCGACGGCCAATTGGTATTTCATGGTCGCCTCGACCTTCCTCATCACGCTCGTCGGTTCGCTGGTCACGATTTATATAGTCGAGCCGAAACTGGGCGAATATGATGCCTCGCGCGCAGACCCAACCGTGCTCGACGATTCCATGATGAACCAGATCACCGACGGCGAGCGTAAAGGTCTGCGCTGGGCAGGCATCGCGTTGATCGGTGTGCTGGCGCTGATGGCGCTGACGCTGCTGCCCGAATGGGGTGTGCTACGAAATCCCGAGACTGGCGACCGGATCAATGCGCCCTTCTTCAAAGGGTTTGTGGTGTGGATTCTGATCTTCTTTATCGCGACCGGTTACGCCTATGGCCGCGCCGCAGGGACGATGAAGTCCGACCGCGATGTGATTGATGCGATGGCCGCAGCGCTATCCTCTCTCGGACTGTATATCGTGCTGGTATTCTTCGCAGCGCAGTTTGTGGCGTTCTTCGGCTGGACCAATCTGGGCGCAATCACTGCAGTGACCGGCGCGACATTCTTGCAAGAGACCGGACTGACCGGCCCGGCGCTGTTCTTCCTGTTCATTCTGGTGTGTGCGGTGATCAATCTGTCGCTCGGCTCGGCATCTGCGCAATGGGCTGTGACGGCTCCGATCTTCGTGCCGATGCTGATGCTGATCGGATATTCGCCAGAGGTTATTCAGGCGGCCTACCGGATCGGCGATTCCACCACCAATATCATCACCCCGATGATGAGTTATTTCGGTCTGATCCTGGCCTGGGCAACGCGCTATGACAAGAATTTGGGAGTCGGCACGCTGATCGCAATGATGCTGCCCTACACGATCTTCTTCCTGACGCTGTGGTCGCTGTTCTTCTTCTTGTGGACCTTTGTGCTGGGTATCCCAGTGGGACCGGGATCACCGACATATTACACGAGTTAA
- a CDS encoding DUF5681 domain-containing protein encodes MSDVKDQYSVGYGKPPTKTRFKKGSSGNPNGRPKGARNKIPRGFGLDASAQPANQMLLEEAYRTITVREGEELVELPVIKAVFRSLGVSAMKGNRLAQATMAELVREIEEEERAAKTSLFDTACEYKFGWERAIEDARKNGRPEPTPLPHPADVIVDLASATVTYAGPITHEEKARWDRMLEYRAELQAKVSLLASGYKRLKGAKPPIPIASTLAEDWKRTTDWYDELNEPLPIRYRRPLDDRFDASILDTPAKRQTNDT; translated from the coding sequence ATGAGCGATGTGAAGGACCAGTATTCTGTCGGTTATGGCAAGCCGCCGACTAAAACCAGATTCAAGAAAGGGAGCTCGGGCAACCCCAATGGCCGTCCAAAGGGAGCCCGTAATAAGATCCCGCGCGGCTTTGGCCTAGATGCCTCTGCGCAACCCGCCAACCAGATGCTGCTCGAAGAAGCCTACCGGACGATTACCGTGCGGGAAGGCGAAGAACTTGTTGAGCTACCCGTAATCAAAGCAGTTTTTCGTTCGCTTGGCGTTTCGGCCATGAAGGGCAATCGTCTCGCTCAGGCTACGATGGCTGAACTCGTTCGAGAGATCGAAGAAGAGGAGCGGGCCGCAAAGACGAGCCTGTTTGATACCGCCTGCGAGTATAAATTTGGCTGGGAGCGAGCAATAGAAGACGCCCGCAAGAACGGCCGACCTGAACCCACACCTCTTCCCCACCCTGCTGACGTCATAGTTGATCTTGCTAGCGCAACGGTAACTTATGCGGGACCGATCACTCACGAAGAGAAAGCTCGTTGGGATCGAATGCTCGAATACCGCGCGGAATTGCAAGCCAAAGTGTCGTTGCTGGCTAGCGGATACAAACGTCTGAAGGGGGCTAAGCCTCCAATTCCAATTGCTTCAACGCTGGCAGAAGACTGGAAACGCACAACCGATTGGTACGATGAACTCAATGAGCCATTGCCTATCAGATACCGCCGGCCGTTAGATGACAGATTTGACGCCAGTATTCTCGATACCCCCGCGAAAAGGCAGACAAATGACACGTAA
- a CDS encoding site-specific DNA-methyltransferase: protein MSSQQLVEQEITALKPYSRNARTHSKKQVKQIAASIERFGFTNPVLVSDSGGIIAGHGRVEAAKLIGMKTVPTLALSYLSEAERRAYVLADNKLALNAGWDREILAIEFQGLIDLDFDLEITGFSLAEIDFTLDEASEASPDGTDAAEDEIPEPSSEPVTRMGDLWQLGRHRLLCGDTRNAATLDLLMGDDKADLVFTDPPYNVAIDGNVCGLGSVKHREFAFASGEMSSAQFVTFLNDTLGNIARVMREGAIAYVCMDWRHMSEMVEAGEACFTELKNLVVWNKTNGGMGAFYRSKHELVFVFKQGTAPHTNSFGLGETGRYRTNVWDYAGISSIGANRSEDLAMHPTVKPVALIADAIRDCSRRGEIVLDGFGGSGSTLIAAEKTGRRARLIEFDPLYCDTIIRRWQGYTGKHALLTGSDDKFTDVADQRLPIELGEAAA, encoded by the coding sequence ATGTCTTCACAACAACTGGTCGAGCAGGAAATCACTGCTCTCAAACCCTATTCGCGAAACGCGCGGACCCATTCAAAGAAGCAGGTCAAACAGATCGCAGCCTCAATCGAGCGGTTCGGGTTTACCAATCCTGTTCTCGTTTCTGACTCCGGTGGGATTATTGCCGGTCACGGCCGGGTCGAAGCGGCAAAGCTGATCGGCATGAAAACAGTGCCAACGTTGGCGCTGTCCTATCTAAGCGAAGCCGAGCGCCGCGCTTATGTGCTGGCTGACAACAAACTTGCTCTCAATGCTGGCTGGGACCGCGAGATCCTCGCAATTGAGTTTCAGGGATTGATAGACTTAGATTTCGATTTGGAGATCACCGGATTCAGTCTGGCCGAAATCGACTTCACGCTCGATGAGGCCAGCGAGGCCAGTCCCGATGGGACGGATGCCGCCGAGGATGAAATTCCGGAACCGTCCAGCGAGCCTGTCACGCGCATGGGAGATCTCTGGCAACTTGGACGCCACCGCTTATTGTGCGGGGACACTCGTAACGCGGCCACCTTGGATCTGCTTATGGGTGACGACAAGGCGGATCTAGTGTTCACCGATCCGCCCTACAACGTCGCCATCGACGGCAATGTCTGCGGACTTGGCTCAGTCAAACACCGCGAGTTTGCTTTTGCCAGTGGCGAAATGAGCAGCGCCCAATTCGTAACTTTCCTAAACGATACCCTCGGTAACATTGCACGAGTAATGCGCGAAGGTGCCATTGCCTATGTCTGTATGGACTGGCGCCATATGTCTGAAATGGTTGAGGCCGGAGAAGCTTGTTTCACCGAACTCAAAAACCTTGTCGTCTGGAACAAAACCAATGGCGGCATGGGTGCGTTTTACCGCTCCAAACACGAGCTCGTATTTGTGTTTAAGCAAGGCACCGCGCCGCATACTAACAGTTTCGGCCTTGGCGAGACCGGCCGGTACCGAACCAATGTCTGGGACTACGCGGGGATCAGTTCGATCGGCGCAAACCGTTCCGAAGATCTGGCAATGCATCCGACGGTTAAGCCGGTAGCACTAATCGCTGACGCGATCCGCGACTGCTCTCGGCGTGGAGAGATTGTGCTCGATGGCTTTGGCGGCTCCGGCAGCACGCTCATCGCAGCTGAGAAAACGGGCCGCCGTGCCCGCCTGATTGAATTTGACCCGCTATACTGCGACACGATTATTCGCCGTTGGCAAGGATACACCGGCAAGCACGCGTTGCTTACCGGCTCTGATGACAAATTTACTGACGTTGCCGATCAACGCTTACCGATCGAACTGGGTGAGGCAGCCGCTTGA
- a CDS encoding lyase family protein → MASTCSSREVADLFAYEARTQTVLDIEAAMARAQAEHGHIPKSAAEEITRQARAELVTEADFSEEYSTVRHRMVALLNVWRRSLSAEASQYVHYGATTVDIYDTATIMQINASIENIDACLAGAIDAMSELALAHKSTVMIGRTLGQHAQPITFGKKVSVWIGEYDRHRDRLSDLRERVMRSAILKGAVGDYSGLGPKAIAIEKSFARELGFAKPYTADWHGTRDVIAEYGMVLSLIAKTHARIGQEIFLLQSTDIGEVRESLPEDVVGSSSMPHKRNPIVPERLIHAGRTIPRLAEVLGDDQVNFYERDNTSRLSPIVEDISVQSATAARSLTRLIGSLEVDAEAMRRNIDRTSGYAMSQRVAFALAEHMPRTEAEALVKQIIRFSAEQGIDFEEALNTATEVNMYLHPTDITALLDPTQLDQQAIAQVEAVVADAAPKPTE, encoded by the coding sequence ATCGCATCAACCTGTTCAAGCCGCGAAGTTGCTGATCTTTTTGCTTATGAAGCGCGTACCCAGACTGTGCTCGATATCGAGGCAGCCATGGCCCGCGCGCAAGCAGAACATGGCCACATACCGAAAAGCGCGGCTGAAGAGATCACTCGCCAAGCACGCGCGGAGCTGGTCACCGAAGCGGATTTTTCGGAAGAGTACAGCACGGTCCGTCACCGGATGGTTGCGCTGCTGAATGTTTGGCGGCGAAGCCTGTCGGCCGAAGCTTCGCAATATGTCCATTACGGCGCTACCACGGTCGATATATACGACACCGCCACGATCATGCAGATCAATGCGAGCATCGAGAATATCGACGCATGCTTGGCTGGAGCGATTGACGCAATGTCCGAACTGGCACTTGCGCATAAATCAACCGTGATGATCGGACGCACTCTGGGCCAACATGCGCAGCCGATTACTTTCGGCAAAAAGGTCAGCGTGTGGATCGGAGAATATGACCGTCACCGTGACAGGCTGAGCGACTTGCGGGAACGGGTCATGCGCTCTGCAATCTTGAAAGGAGCGGTCGGCGATTATTCAGGCCTCGGTCCGAAGGCCATAGCCATCGAAAAGAGCTTTGCGCGCGAGTTGGGCTTTGCCAAACCTTATACTGCCGATTGGCACGGCACCCGCGATGTGATCGCCGAATACGGAATGGTGCTAAGCCTGATTGCCAAGACCCACGCACGGATCGGGCAGGAGATTTTCCTGCTCCAATCGACCGATATTGGCGAAGTGCGCGAGAGCCTGCCCGAAGACGTCGTCGGCAGCAGCTCAATGCCGCATAAGCGCAACCCGATTGTGCCCGAGCGGCTAATCCATGCGGGGCGAACTATCCCCCGTCTCGCGGAAGTGCTTGGCGATGATCAGGTGAATTTCTACGAGCGTGACAACACCTCGCGACTTTCACCGATTGTCGAAGACATTTCCGTCCAGTCAGCCACAGCAGCACGTTCACTGACTCGCCTGATTGGTAGCTTGGAAGTCGATGCCGAAGCGATGCGCCGTAATATTGACCGCACATCAGGCTATGCCATGTCGCAGCGCGTCGCCTTCGCGTTGGCCGAGCATATGCCGCGCACCGAAGCAGAAGCACTGGTGAAACAGATCATCCGTTTCTCGGCGGAGCAAGGGATCGATTTCGAGGAAGCGCTGAACACGGCCACTGAAGTGAATATGTATTTGCACCCAACTGACATTACCGCCTTGCTTGATCCGACACAGCTTGATCAACAAGCAATCGCACAAGTTGAAGCCGTGGTTGCAGACGCCGCGCCTAAGCCAACAGAGTAA
- a CDS encoding NAD(P)/FAD-dependent oxidoreductase, with protein MKASGKFDVIVVGGGPSGAAMAWALAKRGIDVAVIERSVFPREKVCGDFVEPAGLRIIDRMGCADALGLSSRPAIDRVRAYYGPHIAYQNAVAYYEGEAGMPPHGHIIPRDQLDHALLENAAKTGATVFFGTSAKSVRREDGLVYVETKTTNGTGELVAPVVVGADGVQSVVGNAFGLRRDDKRHIGVSQRVYLEGVEMDEEEACIWFDEDHYPGYGWVFPTGGGRANAGMGMLSETCERFDISVQQCFRESMDRLKYRHPGCANATMMTKPLGGAVHMYGGIVRNHFAGGLLVGDAGAFVDPMTAEGITQGMESSIIGSRTIAQCLEKGRFGEADFARYEHDFRSYFDHGMLYLSFYATMMRNRHFGDFFLSMTKQGFERAQTDCEFARVSGTGFGGCNVQPAAMAAQIWAGIAKHIAQGGAGAMQDLVAGRGMPLDGFVCDWNLWQKAWSASVQDDREWHMSWLADIVRAASKLGPSFTQRENPRLKGPFETETGL; from the coding sequence ATGAAGGCTTCGGGCAAATTTGATGTCATCGTTGTAGGTGGCGGCCCGTCGGGTGCGGCAATGGCGTGGGCGCTTGCGAAGCGCGGCATCGATGTTGCGGTGATCGAACGGAGCGTTTTCCCGCGTGAAAAGGTCTGCGGTGATTTTGTCGAGCCTGCGGGCTTGCGTATCATTGACCGGATGGGGTGTGCTGATGCTCTGGGACTGTCCAGCCGGCCTGCGATCGACAGGGTGCGGGCCTATTATGGCCCCCATATCGCCTATCAGAATGCCGTGGCCTATTACGAAGGCGAAGCTGGGATGCCGCCGCATGGCCACATCATTCCGCGCGATCAACTCGATCATGCTCTGCTGGAGAATGCAGCCAAGACCGGCGCGACAGTCTTTTTCGGCACTTCGGCGAAATCTGTCCGGCGCGAAGACGGATTGGTTTACGTTGAAACGAAAACCACGAATGGCACAGGCGAGCTGGTTGCGCCGGTGGTTGTGGGTGCAGACGGCGTGCAATCAGTCGTCGGTAACGCCTTTGGTCTGCGCCGCGACGACAAGCGCCATATCGGTGTCTCGCAGCGGGTCTATCTTGAAGGGGTCGAGATGGATGAGGAGGAAGCCTGCATCTGGTTCGACGAGGATCATTATCCCGGTTACGGCTGGGTGTTCCCGACTGGCGGGGGCCGTGCCAATGCCGGAATGGGAATGCTTAGCGAGACGTGCGAGCGGTTCGATATTTCGGTCCAGCAATGTTTCCGCGAAAGCATGGACCGGCTGAAATATCGTCACCCCGGATGCGCCAATGCCACCATGATGACCAAGCCGCTTGGCGGGGCGGTGCATATGTATGGCGGAATCGTCCGCAATCACTTTGCTGGCGGATTGCTGGTGGGAGACGCAGGCGCTTTCGTCGATCCGATGACCGCAGAGGGGATTACGCAGGGCATGGAATCCTCGATCATCGGATCGCGGACGATTGCGCAATGCCTTGAGAAAGGGCGTTTCGGAGAGGCGGATTTTGCGCGTTACGAGCATGATTTCCGGTCCTATTTCGATCACGGCATGCTCTATCTCAGCTTCTACGCCACAATGATGCGCAACCGGCATTTCGGCGATTTCTTCCTGAGCATGACCAAGCAGGGGTTCGAACGCGCCCAGACCGATTGCGAGTTTGCGCGCGTTTCGGGCACGGGTTTCGGCGGATGCAACGTCCAACCTGCTGCAATGGCGGCACAGATTTGGGCAGGTATTGCAAAGCATATCGCACAGGGCGGCGCAGGCGCGATGCAAGATTTGGTTGCCGGGCGCGGAATGCCGCTCGATGGGTTCGTCTGTGACTGGAATCTGTGGCAGAAAGCATGGAGCGCATCTGTGCAAGACGACCGCGAATGGCACATGTCATGGCTGGCCGATATTGTCCGCGCGGCCAGCAAGCTGGGACCATCCTTCACCCAGCGCGAGAATCCCCGCCTCAAGGGACCTTTTGAAACGGAGACTGGCTTGTGA
- a CDS encoding ImmA/IrrE family metallo-endopeptidase, with protein sequence MTISRLDLDGIGSPNALAAKIHELVLDMPDVVPLETLCSRFDIEAITEIDTGGFEAALIMDELKASGSIVLARGRRPERRRFSIAHELGHFLIPSHRPHPDHPFECSLSDFHLLDAKDQNRRRRIEAEANRFAAKLLMPPSRVRKAIGLSGTTLESVVSTAKSFGVSKEAMARAWVDAHREPVAVVISRNSEVQRFYRSEDFPWINVRIGQSLPSGSIAEEHNKAPGIYSAIEEIEPDIWFDERNASRVLVLSEQVLGQQNGYAMILLQAELDED encoded by the coding sequence TTGACGATAAGCCGCCTCGATCTTGACGGCATTGGATCGCCCAATGCTTTGGCGGCCAAAATTCACGAGCTGGTTCTGGATATGCCTGATGTGGTTCCGCTCGAAACGCTTTGCAGCCGGTTCGACATCGAAGCGATTACTGAAATTGACACTGGCGGCTTTGAAGCAGCGCTTATCATGGACGAGCTGAAGGCTAGTGGCAGTATCGTGCTAGCCAGGGGCCGGCGTCCGGAACGGCGCAGGTTTTCAATTGCACACGAGCTTGGCCATTTTCTCATACCAAGTCACCGGCCACATCCCGACCATCCGTTTGAATGCTCGCTTAGCGATTTCCATCTTTTAGATGCGAAGGATCAAAACCGGCGGCGCCGTATTGAGGCAGAAGCAAACCGGTTTGCGGCGAAATTGCTCATGCCGCCGAGCCGGGTGCGAAAGGCAATTGGCCTATCTGGAACGACGCTCGAAAGTGTAGTTTCTACCGCAAAGAGCTTTGGTGTGAGCAAAGAAGCCATGGCGCGCGCATGGGTCGATGCCCATCGTGAACCGGTTGCTGTGGTGATTTCGCGCAATAGCGAAGTCCAGCGCTTTTACAGAAGTGAAGATTTTCCTTGGATCAACGTCCGCATTGGTCAATCGCTACCCAGCGGGTCGATTGCGGAGGAGCACAACAAAGCGCCGGGCATCTATTCAGCCATTGAGGAAATAGAACCGGATATCTGGTTCGATGAACGTAACGCTTCTCGGGTTCTCGTATTGAGTGAGCAGGTTCTCGGTCAGCAGAACGGCTACGCAATGATCTTGCTCCAGGCAGAGCTAGACGAGGACTGA
- a CDS encoding helix-turn-helix domain-containing protein, with translation MSFAKRLAQLRMAKGLSLQQVADKVGISKAHVWNLEKGQADNPSMELVLKFAELFRVPIADLVGENPEADDQEPEMVAMFRDLKKLDHRDRDIIRGLMEQLNQKSKKDPD, from the coding sequence ATGAGCTTTGCAAAACGCCTCGCCCAATTGCGAATGGCAAAGGGCCTGTCCCTCCAGCAAGTTGCTGACAAAGTCGGCATTTCGAAAGCGCACGTTTGGAATCTGGAAAAGGGTCAGGCTGACAATCCGTCGATGGAACTTGTTCTCAAATTTGCCGAGCTGTTCCGCGTCCCTATTGCCGATCTTGTCGGCGAAAACCCCGAAGCAGATGATCAGGAGCCGGAGATGGTCGCCATGTTCCGTGATCTGAAGAAGCTCGATCACCGCGACCGTGATATTATTCGCGGATTGATGGAGCAACTCAATCAGAAGAGTAAGAAGGACCCAGATTGA